In Lactuca sativa cultivar Salinas chromosome 5, Lsat_Salinas_v11, whole genome shotgun sequence, the DNA window ACAATGAAGATCATGCTGATCAAGAAGCTGAATCACAGGATGGTGGTCATCTCtctcctcaactttctcatcataCTCTCTCTGTCACTAAGAGAGTTCACTCAGCTCAAGAGGAACCACTAattcagggggagcaaccatcCCAAGGGGAGCCACCATCCCAGGGGGGAGAACCCACCCCAGGGGGACCAACCTTCTCCGGGGGAGCAACCTCACTCACAAGAAGTTCCAGGTACTTCATTCCTTCATATTCCGGCCTCAGCATTTAATGAGCTTCTGacactgactcgggacatgagtcagcgtcttcTACGAATTGAGGCCGATGTACATCAGCTGAAGGGAGTTCTcttgccaactccttcccctagCCCACAAaatgatgatgctcaaaaagagGGAGACACtgatgatgatccaaaagaggGAGACACtgatgatgatccaaaagaggAAGACACTGAATATGTTGAGCTTGGATCTGCGGACAACACTTTAGTCCAGACTGAGTCACCACAGCCGATGCACGAGTCTGATACTGAGGAGCCTGATAGACCAGCAGATACTGAAAAGCTTGCTGAACATAGTGAGCATGATGATGAACatgatgatgaatgtcaaatgCTAGATATGAAATTCATTGATCCCATTATACCAGTCCAAGGAGAAGATTCAGATGTAGCTAGTGAGGATACTCAACCTCTATCTCGCAAGCGCAAGGCAGCAGATACTGAATTGGCTTCTTCACACACTGATACTTCTCTGCTTTGCAAGAAACCTAAGTCCATAGTCAGCATATCCAACTTGGCaactgaatggaacatgtctcctgatcaagttaagcaaattcttgatgaagccaatcaagctcagcttctaaagaatattgctcaagctgatgaatctctcATTCAGCATCAACTTCAGGTCAAAGGATcctttgaagctcagatgcagaagttCTTAGAATATCAGTCCAAATTCAAATCTTCCCAGCCTCCTCCCAGTAACAGCAAGTCAAGGACTGAAAATGTTCTAGACAGCATTGATCGAAAGAGGTTTCAAGATGTCCTTAAACGACGAGTGAGTAGTGATAAAATCATCAAAGTTAAAGCTTCTAAACCTCGTAATGAGAAAATTCTTACATTGttgatcactcgtcaaggtcctcaatatccatacactgaagttgtcaagagggatgagctgatcagATACGGATATTCTGAATGGATGGAATTACTCGAATTAGCATCCAGGCAAACTTCAGCTCTCTCTTCAGAACTGACATGTGCTCTCCATCTactgatcaagaaagttcagcgtttggatcttgttcctaTACAGCACTCTCAGCAGCAAGGCCAAAGTTCATCAGTTCCTAGATTCCGAAGGACCAAAtttcaagttgatggtgaagatgtgTTGGTTCTAAATTTTGGTGCTGAAGGAATAATCAACTCTCTTCCTATCAGTGTTGAGCCGGTTCAACATAAGTTCATCTCTGTTCATGAACATGGAATGTTTTATCTCGATAAAAACAGAAGAATGTGCTTTCAGCGCACCACAgaaattccaagagctccaacaGCACATCTTGTTGGCTTAAGACAAATGTACATGAGTCATCAAGATTTATCTGGAGAGTTTCACATACTGATTGCTATGGAGCTGCTGAATAGAAGACAGGAGCtgctggatagtccttactggccTGTGAAAatagaagctgaagctgagtatgaagaattttTGTCCAGAGGTGTTCTCGTATAGCtgttgttttgaacatcatcatattgggggagattgtaaggtcgaaccttataatatgatgatgtttgaaactgATCCATCAGCACCAGCATCAGCGTCAGCATCAGCATCAACATAAAAGTTGTTCAGTATATATATTGTCTTATATGTAATAGATttagtatttatcttgtttccatagttatcATATATTAGTTAGTTGGAACAttcctgatttgtagggattgtctataACAGttctatataatcttttgtacgGGTTTGTGAAGAAGTTGTCTTTTACAAAACCCTAACAGCTGCTTTGTGCGAacaataatctctttgtgagattatcattcttagtgaaagctCTTTGTACATGATATTTCGTTGTTCTGTTCTTATTATTAGTAATTGTTTGATAAATCGATTGATCTAAGGTCATTTTCATATCTTTATTTATTATGGAGGATATCGACATATTGGGTAGTGGGTTaaggcggtcatgctttgtgttgtaggccaagataccctgaCGAGAGAACAGTGTGTGGCAGGCTAGATGTGGAACAATTATATGTTATAGGAGAGCGGTCCAGGTGTATTGTAAGCCTTGCGAGGCGGTCTAATCAAGCTATAGGCTCatgtgtgcatgcattgtatgtgtattgtggtGTGTGAtatttttgggaaactcactaagttttggcttaTAGTTGTTGATGAAATGTTGTTCAGGTACCGATGGTGATCGTGGAAAAGCGAGAGTGtgattgtacacactcatcagcaGCATTGGAGCATCTGTTTTTATTATACtactctaattttcaaataattgTATCTTTGGAATAAATGAGTTTTCTTAATTTGGGTTTTATGAAAATGGTGCttttatcttaattaaaaatgaaaattttgtttgtgaTAAATAGGACGTTACATTTTGCATCTGTGTGATTTTTTAAAGATCAAGATCGATGGTGGAGTTGAGGTGATTTTCTTGTTCATCTTCCTCTTGTCCATCTTCATCTGTTATTTACTTAGGCTCATTCAAATCCATAGCATTTTGAATTCCACTAATTCCATTGAAATCCAATAAACTCTCCCTAGTTAAAACAAACTGAAAAttatgtataaatagaggtggcaatcgtgtcgtgtcgtgtcgggttcgtgtcgtgtcgaaacactaaacgggttgaaagtgtttgaccataacccaacccatttaattaacgtgtcgtatcgtgtcaacccgtttattttcgtgtcgggtttcgggttagggtTATACCTTGAAATATGTCATGTCttgtgaggttaaaagattgagcatgttgaaagAGTAGGAGTTTGGTAGGCGGAAATGAAAAACTAATTGTTTTGAGGCAGAATAGATGAAGCCATAGCAAGTTTAGATGACAAATTAAAAGAGTGAGAGTTGGGGAGGCAGATGACAAGGTCATGAGGATGTGAGAGTGGTGAAAGAGACTGGATAGTTTGAAAGAGAATAGAAAAACTGAAATGAAATCTTGATCTAAAcggctaagtcatttcaacattacaaaacaattcaattcgaaggttttcttttacttatgtttttggttttgtatctttatagtttatttaaataattcaaaaaacttgcatataaataaacgggtcattttcaagtcatattcgagttgacattctcaaccctaaccttacccatttaatattcgtgtcgtgttgtgtcaacccgtttatttaaacgggttgaaatatcttacccaaactCGTTTATTTCATGTCGGGTTCGTGTTgtgtcaatttttgccacctctatgtataaagggcaaaatagtcattttaagtTAGGAAgagaccaaaaccacaaccaaacctTGCCACAGAGACTTTTTTTACAAGTTAAAACTTTTTTGGACCTTAACCATAGAAaattgcaaaccacaaggactatTTTTGCAGTTTTCTTAAATAATATTGAATCCCACAAATTTCAAACTTGAGAGGGTTTGCTGTTCAAGATAGAATTGGAAAGAATACATAAATAGATATAAAGCATCATCTCAACACAAGCTTTTAACAAACAATCAACTTGGGTTCTTTGCATTAATCAATGGTTGTCAAAACAAAGAAGCACTTGAAACCACATACATAAATGAATTATGTCGTTTTAAAAGAATGTTAACATCAAAATCCTTAAACAACAATTATAATATCTGATTATGGGTTTTATTCAATTGAGATTAGGTTGTGATTCATGTATCTAAACCTGCATATCTCCTCAAAAAAATCATCAGCACTGCTATGACCACTTTTCATCCTAAGAATccttatcttcatcttctttaaaTTCTTCCCAAACTTCACCAAAGACTCAAGTGTGCTCATTTTCTGCTCAGCATTCAATGGTGATCTCACAGTGATCACTACCTCTTCAAGACAAGGAATCAAGAAGCTCGAATCCACCtaaaaaaacccaaaaacatGTTGTTCATGAACAAAGATTCTTGTTTTTGTCTTACTAATTAGTAAATTAATTGTTGTTTTGAAACTCACATTCTTTAGACTATTCTTTTGGCATAGAGCAGCAAACATTGCACCATGGATGTCGAATGTTTTGAGCTTTGGATGACTTTTgaaaaagtcaacaaagtcaatttCTGGAAAGGGGAGAAGAGCTTCAAAATCTCCAGTGAATTCGACTTTCATGTACAGATGTTTTACTTCACTTgcaagatgaagaattttgtttaTTGCATCCCAACACCATTGAACACCTCTTATGCATAACGATTCAAGTGCCATAAGCTTATTACCAAAATCCACCATATAAACCCTCCCTGCAACCAATAAATAACACCCACAAACACAAATTTTGATATTGTCATTAAAAATATGATCTTGACATTATAAGGTAACAAAAAAAGGCTTAAAGATGATCTTGAAATTACCAGCATTGTTTGAAATGGAGAGATTCTTCAAGCAATTGGTGTCACGAACTCTAATCCAACTACACCCTTGAACTTCAAGATATTCAATCTTTGGAGCTGAAAGTGTAAGAGAGCAGCTACCTGATCCATAAAAATCAAGTTTACAGTGCTCAAGTTGAAGAAGCTCAATCCAAACAGTCCTCAAACCCTCACAACCAAGAAGCACAAGATTTGTCAAATTAGGAGTTGCTTTCAAAGCTTCAGTCAAAGCTGAATCCTCCAATTTTGCTCCAACAATTTCAAGATTCTTCATTTTTTGAAACACATCCCATTTTGGAGCACGAACCATTAGCACACCCCAAAGTCTTAATGACTCCAGATTTTTAGCAAATTGAATGCATTCGAGTTTAGACATGCTGTCTGTGTTTTGATCAGCAAGATTATCCATTCGGAGTTCAAGATTCTTTAGGGTGGGTCCCACAAGTGAGAGCCATGAGGTCAGCCCTGTGCTGGTGAATGGGCAGTAAACTACAAGCTCTTCAAGTTCAAAAATTGATGAGACTATCTCTAAGATAATGCAGTCAGGGGTATGACCGTCTTTTAAGTTGTCAAAGATGCTACGAGGGAAGTAAAGGCTTTTAATGTAAGGCATAGAGTCTTTAAACTTTCTTGAGACACAGTTACAAGATGCCACATCTTTAGCATTGTTCATGTTTAGTAAAATGTATTGGACTACAGCTTCTGGTAAGGATTCCATTCTGTGAGGATAATAATAAAAGATGTGAAAGTTAGTTTGAATTCAAACTATATACAAGACTGCAGAAAGATTAGGATTAGATTTCAAATCAGGAATTGGGGGATTAATGGTTTGATACTGCTTAAAATTGTATATCTGTTAAGTTCTTCAAATTTTATTTGAAAGACAAAAGCTATGTGGGTGAAAACCAACCAAAACTGAATCGATAACTTCGAAATAGAACAAAACCCAGAAACTATGATCAAATTGAATAGAAACAGATGAAAAAAATCAACTTTGAAAAAGACAAGCCTGTATATAAATGGAAAATGATTGATTCAATCCGTTATTTCTCAGTATTGTTGGATCTTTAAATTGAATTTTCTTTAGGTTGAAAACAAACTGCTATGAAATTTTACAAACTTAACGAAAGTAACAAACCAGAAATGTATAGGAGTATAGAACGACTCTACTGTGAAGATGACATGGATATACAGATACATCACATATAATATAATTGCAGATTTATTTCATAATTAAAGTAGAAGTATATCTCAACATCTGTCTATGGCAATTCAAGTATATGCAAGCATTAATACCCGTTATTGCGTATCTAGTTGACGATTAATCTCAAAATTGACGTTAAAAACAGTTACTTTAACATCAATCTCAAGATTTACATCTTCAATCAAGAAGTAATTATAAGCGAAATGCAACACAGAAATCCAGACAAATACCACCTTACAAGTAACAAAATGCAAATAGAATCGACCCACGTACATCCCTAGTAGACAACATAGACAATTTATATAAAAACCTGGATCCAACAAATTTACATAAAACTGAaacctaaaataaaaata includes these proteins:
- the LOC111913265 gene encoding F-box protein At1g10780; translation: MESLPEAVVQYILLNMNNAKDVASCNCVSRKFKDSMPYIKSLYFPRSIFDNLKDGHTPDCIILEIVSSIFELEELVVYCPFTSTGLTSWLSLVGPTLKNLELRMDNLADQNTDSMSKLECIQFAKNLESLRLWGVLMVRAPKWDVFQKMKNLEIVGAKLEDSALTEALKATPNLTNLVLLGCEGLRTVWIELLQLEHCKLDFYGSGSCSLTLSAPKIEYLEVQGCSWIRVRDTNCLKNLSISNNAGRVYMVDFGNKLMALESLCIRGVQWCWDAINKILHLASEVKHLYMKVEFTGDFEALLPFPEIDFVDFFKSHPKLKTFDIHGAMFAALCQKNSLKNVDSSFLIPCLEEVVITVRSPLNAEQKMSTLESLVKFGKNLKKMKIRILRMKSGHSSADDFFEEICRFRYMNHNLISIE